One Lentisphaera araneosa HTCC2155 genomic region harbors:
- a CDS encoding glycosyltransferase family 4 protein, whose protein sequence is MKIAHIITRMIIGGAQENTLLSCMGQVRDGHEVILITGPTTGPEGKLLEKHDTTGLKIIEVEDLIRSINPLKDLRCYFVLRQIIKEEKFDVVHTHASKAGIIGRAAAWKEKVPAVIHTVHGPPFHRYEKAWKNRLYIESEKFAAKRCHQLLCVADAMTDQYVEAGVAPREKFKTVHSGMNLEPYTDEKDPSGVRKVVREELNLDEDAVVVVKVARLFELKGHDFLIDAAEEVCKSHPKLYFVLVGDGLLREEIEADLKKRGLSDRFRFTGLVPPTEVPRYVLASDILCHLSLREGLPRAVVQGLAAAKPAIAFNLDGAPEVVKNEQTGYLCRAENLEDVKVALSTLCESSEKRREMGASGCKLVKKLFSTDRMVERLEEEYKILLKNGSK, encoded by the coding sequence TTGAAGATAGCTCACATTATCACCCGCATGATTATAGGGGGTGCACAAGAAAATACTCTTTTATCCTGCATGGGGCAGGTGAGAGATGGTCACGAAGTCATTTTGATAACAGGACCAACCACCGGCCCTGAAGGTAAGCTTCTCGAAAAACACGATACGACTGGACTCAAAATTATTGAAGTTGAAGATTTGATTAGGAGCATTAATCCTCTTAAAGACTTGCGTTGCTATTTTGTCCTGCGCCAAATTATCAAAGAAGAAAAGTTTGACGTGGTCCATACTCATGCTTCTAAAGCGGGAATTATTGGTCGAGCTGCGGCATGGAAAGAAAAAGTTCCAGCCGTTATTCACACGGTACATGGGCCACCATTTCATCGCTATGAAAAAGCGTGGAAAAATCGCCTTTATATCGAGAGTGAAAAATTTGCAGCCAAGCGCTGTCATCAATTGCTCTGCGTGGCGGACGCGATGACGGATCAGTATGTGGAAGCTGGAGTGGCTCCTCGTGAAAAATTCAAGACAGTGCACAGTGGTATGAATTTAGAGCCTTACACGGATGAGAAAGACCCTAGCGGAGTCCGCAAAGTCGTTCGTGAAGAATTGAATTTAGACGAAGATGCGGTTGTTGTCGTAAAAGTGGCGCGTCTTTTTGAATTGAAAGGTCATGACTTCTTAATTGATGCCGCCGAGGAAGTCTGTAAGAGTCACCCCAAGCTCTACTTTGTCTTAGTCGGTGACGGCTTATTAAGAGAAGAGATAGAGGCCGATTTGAAGAAGCGAGGCTTGAGCGATCGATTTCGTTTCACGGGTTTAGTTCCACCGACAGAAGTCCCGAGATACGTATTGGCGTCAGATATTCTTTGTCACCTTTCTTTGCGAGAAGGTCTCCCGCGTGCCGTGGTTCAAGGTCTTGCTGCAGCTAAGCCTGCAATAGCCTTTAACCTTGATGGTGCTCCTGAAGTCGTGAAAAATGAGCAGACGGGTTACTTGTGTCGAGCGGAAAATTTAGAGGATGTAAAAGTGGCTCTCAGTACCCTTTGTGAGTCCTCTGAAAAGCGGCGTGAAATGGGTGCAAGTGGTTGTAAATTAGTAAAAAAGCTTTTCAGCACAGATCGCATGGTGGAGAGACTCGAAGAAGAGTATAAAATCCTGCTTAAAAATGGCTCTAAATAA
- the ribB gene encoding 3,4-dihydroxy-2-butanone-4-phosphate synthase translates to MLDSIQSAIDDLKQGKMIVVVDDENRENEGDLLMVAEFADPEAVNFMATYGRGLICAPMTQARADELHLSLMADYNDCPYGTAFTVSVDAKNDTTTGISASDRSITLKRLADPSFSSDDFMRPGHMFPLIAKAGGVLEREGHTEAAVDLAKLAGSQAVGVICEILNGDGSMARLPELKVFVQKHDLKLISIEDLVQFLKK, encoded by the coding sequence GTGTTGGATTCAATACAAAGTGCCATTGACGATCTAAAACAAGGTAAAATGATTGTTGTTGTCGATGATGAAAATCGCGAGAATGAAGGTGACCTACTCATGGTTGCGGAGTTCGCAGATCCCGAAGCCGTCAATTTTATGGCCACTTATGGTAGAGGCCTAATTTGTGCTCCCATGACTCAAGCACGTGCAGATGAATTACATTTATCCCTCATGGCCGATTACAACGACTGTCCTTATGGAACGGCCTTCACAGTTTCCGTTGACGCAAAGAATGATACGACGACAGGTATTTCTGCGAGTGATCGATCCATTACTCTTAAGCGTTTAGCAGACCCAAGTTTTTCGTCAGACGACTTTATGCGTCCTGGCCACATGTTCCCCTTGATTGCCAAAGCAGGTGGTGTCTTAGAGCGTGAAGGACATACTGAAGCGGCCGTAGATTTAGCCAAATTGGCAGGCTCACAAGCTGTGGGAGTCATTTGTGAAATTTTAAATGGAGATGGCTCGATGGCGCGTCTTCCTGAACTAAAAGTCTTTGTGCAAAAACATGACTTAAAGTTGATCTCCATTGAAGATCTAGTACAGTTCTTAAAAAAATAA
- the ribH gene encoding 6,7-dimethyl-8-ribityllumazine synthase: MGRKIEGLLTGEGKKFAIVTARFNELITFKLEEGAIDCFRRHGVSEDNIDTVIIPGAFEIPVVADKLAATGKYDAVICLGAVIRGETPHFD, translated from the coding sequence ATGGGCCGTAAAATTGAAGGACTTCTCACTGGAGAAGGAAAAAAGTTTGCTATTGTTACTGCTCGCTTTAATGAGTTAATTACTTTTAAGCTTGAAGAAGGTGCGATTGATTGTTTCCGTCGCCACGGAGTTTCCGAAGACAATATTGATACAGTGATTATCCCTGGTGCTTTCGAAATTCCCGTAGTTGCAGACAAGCTTGCTGCTACAGGTAAATATGATGCCGTAATTTGTTTAGGTGCCGTTATTCGCGGCGAGACTCCACATTTTGAT